The sequence CCTTCCATTTTGGGGTTGTCTTTGGACCACTGCGCCGCCTGGATCACGTTGGCTGGGTAAGTTGCGGCCATCAGAATTTGTGACAGCAGGGCGTCAGGGTAGAGCGCAATGGGGGCAACCCACTGATCGATTTGCGCGGCCGTATACGTTGGCGCGGCGACCGGGGCGGGCTGGGCTGCGGCAGGCGCTGGTGCAGCCGGCTGTTGAGCGGCCGCTGCCGGCGCTGCGGGCTCCGTCGCGCGGCCTTTGACAAACATGACGCCTGAGGCGGCAAACAGCCCGGCACTGCACAGAAGGACGAGCAGATGTGGCT comes from Oceanidesulfovibrio indonesiensis and encodes:
- a CDS encoding DUF3300 domain-containing protein is translated as PHLLVLLCSAGLFAASGVMFVKGRATEPAAPAAAAQQPAAPAPAAAQPAPVAAPTYTAAQIDQWVAPIALYPDALLSQILMAATYPANVIQAAQWSKDNPKMEGDAAIQAVAGQPWDPSVKSLVAFPQLMSLMGANPPWVQNLGDAFLAQPKDVMDSGQRLRALAQKTGA